A window from Triticum aestivum cultivar Chinese Spring chromosome 6D, IWGSC CS RefSeq v2.1, whole genome shotgun sequence encodes these proteins:
- the LOC123141978 gene encoding dehydrin DHN3, with product MEYQGQQQQAQAANRVDEYGNPVAGHGTGAATGGHIQPLKDEHQAGGGILHRSGSSSSSSSEDDGMGGRRKKGIKEKIKEKLPGSHADQQQTAGTYGQQGHTAGMAGTGAHGAHGTTASGGTQGLQGHTGMTDTATHGAHGTGEKKGVMDKIKDKLPGQH from the exons ATGGAGTACCAGGGacagcagcagcaggcccaggCGGCCAACCGCGTGGACGAGTACGGTAACCCGGTGGCCGGCCACGGCACCGGCGCGGCCACTGGTGGGCATATCCAGCCCCTGAAGGACGAGCACCAGGCTGGCGGCGGGATCCTGCACCGGTCCGGCAGCTCGAGCTCCAGCTCG TCTGAGGATGATGGCATGGGCGGAAGGAGAAAGAAGGGCATCAaagagaagatcaaggagaagctCCCCGGTAGTCACGCTGACCAGCAGCAGACCGCTGGCACCTACGGACAGCAAGGTCATACGGCAGGGATGGCCGGCACCGGGGCGCATGGGGCGCATGGCACCACGGCCTCCGGCGGCACCCAGGGGCTGCAGGGACACACCGGAATGACCGACACGGCGACTCACGGCGCCCACGGCACGGGCGAGAAGAAGGGCGTCATGGACAAGATCAAGGACAAGCTGCCCGGACAGCACTGA